A genomic region of Photobacterium swingsii contains the following coding sequences:
- a CDS encoding endonuclease/exonuclease/phosphatase family protein — MDTLHDLDTLVLANTATNIINDTLKIATFNLFNYIEPPLAYYDFENIYSQESWQKKQAWICDYLAQYQPDVIGFQEVFSASALQQLLAEQGYNHFSVVDEPNIIDDYICRDPVVAIASRYPIKAVSAIMADPHIATSIGISADFAFSRKPLRATIDLPHIGDTDCYVVHLKSKRPMLEAAPDSGNAADTGLTKTHVLATLKAEIMGSWGSSIQRGSEAALLYHAILERREESGHPVILMGDFNDDIQQTPLQCLTTNSIRDRQVSDQKQILDTFWLTDSFTLYQNTDNADHKVSRSPTHYYGAKGNVLDYILLSCEFNAEYNASLFEVSAYQTYDRHLINPIFDRDGNSTDHGIVNVTLSLRS; from the coding sequence ATGGATACGCTTCATGATTTGGATACGCTTGTGTTAGCAAATACTGCTACAAACATCATCAATGACACATTGAAAATTGCCACCTTCAATCTTTTCAATTATATAGAGCCACCACTGGCTTATTACGACTTCGAAAATATTTATAGCCAAGAAAGTTGGCAGAAAAAGCAAGCTTGGATTTGCGACTATCTCGCGCAATACCAACCTGATGTGATCGGTTTCCAGGAAGTATTTAGTGCAAGCGCACTTCAACAACTTTTAGCAGAGCAAGGTTATAACCACTTTAGTGTTGTTGATGAACCAAATATCATCGATGACTACATTTGCCGTGATCCTGTCGTTGCCATTGCCTCTCGCTACCCTATCAAAGCGGTCTCTGCAATTATGGCAGATCCTCATATCGCAACCAGTATTGGTATCAGTGCTGATTTTGCATTTAGCCGTAAGCCGCTTCGAGCTACTATCGATCTCCCTCATATAGGCGATACAGATTGTTATGTCGTCCATTTAAAATCTAAACGCCCCATGCTTGAAGCTGCGCCTGATAGTGGCAATGCTGCCGATACTGGGTTAACCAAAACACATGTACTCGCAACACTTAAAGCAGAAATAATGGGAAGTTGGGGATCATCGATTCAACGTGGCAGTGAAGCTGCTCTTTTGTATCACGCCATCTTAGAGCGCAGAGAAGAAAGCGGACACCCTGTAATATTGATGGGTGACTTTAATGACGATATTCAGCAAACACCCTTACAATGTTTAACGACGAATAGTATTCGTGATCGACAGGTATCCGATCAAAAACAGATTCTCGATACCTTTTGGCTGACAGATAGCTTCACACTTTACCAAAACACAGATAACGCTGATCATAAGGTAAGCCGCTCTCCTACCCATTATTATGGCGCAAAAGGCAACGTGCTGGATTACATCTTATTATCCTGTGAATTCAACGCTGAATATAATGCGAGTTTATTTGAGGTGAGTGCTTACCAAACTTATGATCGCCACTTAATAAATCCCATTTTTGATCGTGATGGCAACAGCACGGACCATGGCATTGTGAATGTGACTCTTAGCCTTCGTAGCTAA
- the deoR gene encoding DNA-binding transcriptional repressor DeoR, whose product MVETKREKRIRQLAELLLGQEKVHLKDAAESLDVSEMTIRRDFNEPNTFVSLIGGYVVKKQVGSADLEYVINEQSTNHVKEKTKIGKEAAKLILDNQTVFFDNGTTVVHIIQAISDDISFTGVCFSLNVFMALKAKPNCHVILCGGGYDTKHNNFYPLGDSSEIDNIRFDSAFLSAAGIDPAHGLTCYSFNELPYKKKAISQSQNVVLAVDNSKFGVVKSAFICSLKSVDIIISDIDLPIEYLS is encoded by the coding sequence ATGGTAGAGACGAAAAGAGAAAAACGAATAAGGCAATTAGCTGAGTTGTTGCTGGGACAGGAAAAAGTGCATTTGAAAGATGCAGCGGAAAGTCTCGATGTATCTGAAATGACGATTCGCCGTGATTTTAATGAGCCAAATACTTTTGTCAGTTTGATTGGCGGCTATGTTGTGAAGAAGCAAGTCGGTTCTGCTGATCTTGAGTACGTTATAAATGAGCAAAGTACTAATCATGTCAAAGAAAAAACGAAGATAGGTAAAGAAGCGGCAAAACTCATTCTTGATAATCAAACAGTTTTTTTTGATAACGGCACAACTGTAGTTCATATTATTCAAGCTATTAGCGATGATATATCGTTTACTGGCGTGTGTTTTTCTTTGAATGTCTTTATGGCTTTAAAAGCCAAGCCTAACTGTCATGTGATTTTATGTGGTGGTGGTTATGATACTAAGCATAATAACTTCTATCCGTTAGGGGATAGCAGTGAGATTGATAATATTCGATTTGATTCTGCTTTTTTATCAGCTGCAGGGATTGACCCTGCTCATGGCCTGACTTGTTATTCATTCAATGAATTGCCTTATAAGAAGAAAGCCATTTCACAATCTCAGAATGTTGTCTTAGCTGTTGATAATAGTAAATTTGGTGTGGTTAAGTCCGCGTTTATTTGTAGCTTAAAAAGCGTTGATATCATTATTTCAGACATAGACCTACCGATAGAATACTTGTCATAG
- a CDS encoding NupC/NupG family nucleoside CNT transporter encodes MSSLLGIVAILVIAYLLSADRRNIPLRTVSLAFLLQITFALLVLYIPAGKVALGAVTNTVSSVIDYGQEGIAFLFGGLATGSVGFVFAVNVLGIIIFFSALISALYHIGLMPKVINIVGGALQKLLGTGRAESLSATANIFVGMVEAPLVVKPYLKNMSDSQFFAVMTCGLASVAGGTLVGYASLGVELSFLIAAAFMSAPAGLLMAKILFPPSDKQNNEDEITSVELPRAANVVEALADGAIAGMRIAATIGATLIAFISVIALLNGLLGTVGDWFGITLSFELIMGYLFAPIAFLVGIPWNEAITAGALIGNKVIVNEFVAFIQLMEVKDQLSPHSQAIITFALCGFANISTMAILIGGLGSLVPERRSFISRNGFRAITAGVLANLMSAAIAGVILSL; translated from the coding sequence TAAGAACCGTTAGTTTAGCGTTTTTACTTCAAATCACTTTTGCTTTGCTTGTTCTGTACATCCCAGCAGGAAAAGTGGCACTCGGTGCTGTAACCAATACTGTATCAAGTGTGATCGATTACGGCCAAGAAGGTATCGCTTTCTTATTTGGAGGATTGGCAACAGGTAGCGTTGGCTTTGTATTTGCCGTTAACGTACTGGGCATCATCATTTTCTTCTCCGCACTGATTTCAGCTCTTTATCACATAGGACTAATGCCTAAAGTCATCAATATTGTGGGTGGTGCACTACAGAAATTATTAGGTACTGGTCGTGCTGAATCTCTTTCTGCGACAGCCAATATTTTCGTTGGTATGGTTGAAGCGCCGCTCGTTGTAAAACCATACCTCAAGAACATGAGTGACTCTCAATTTTTTGCCGTCATGACATGTGGTCTAGCCTCAGTGGCAGGCGGTACTTTAGTGGGCTATGCATCGCTTGGAGTGGAGTTGAGCTTTCTGATTGCTGCGGCATTCATGTCTGCGCCTGCGGGCCTGCTAATGGCAAAAATACTATTTCCGCCAAGTGACAAGCAAAACAACGAAGATGAAATCACATCAGTTGAATTACCTCGAGCAGCGAACGTAGTTGAAGCATTGGCTGATGGCGCAATTGCTGGTATGCGTATTGCCGCAACAATAGGCGCAACTCTGATCGCCTTCATTAGTGTGATCGCATTACTGAATGGTCTACTAGGTACGGTGGGTGACTGGTTTGGGATTACATTGAGTTTTGAATTGATCATGGGTTACCTATTTGCCCCTATTGCTTTTCTGGTTGGTATCCCATGGAACGAAGCCATTACAGCAGGTGCACTGATCGGTAACAAAGTGATCGTTAATGAATTTGTCGCCTTCATCCAACTAATGGAAGTGAAAGATCAATTAAGCCCACACTCACAGGCTATCATCACGTTTGCATTATGTGGATTTGCTAATATCTCCACCATGGCAATCCTGATTGGTGGTTTAGGTAGTTTAGTACCTGAACGCCGTAGCTTTATCTCAAGAAATGGTTTCCGCGCCATTACTGCCGGTGTACTTGCTAACCTAATGAGTGCCGCCATTGCTGGTGTCATTTTGTCGCTATAA